A genomic window from Microbacterium sp. ET2 includes:
- a CDS encoding acyl-CoA dehydrogenase family protein — protein MPALEADEVFGFDPYAIAARHLSPAARDALARLQATLDREVRPLLADAWERAVMPEAILEALIPLDLMQPSGMDAAEARSTMFSGFRNYVLARTDVSVATLYNAQSGLFRSAVALGGSPEQAAELDPRVRSFDVTGVFALTEPDHGSDVAGGLATTARRDGDVWVIDGAKTWIGGAAASDVLVVFARDVADAAVKAFLVPTDAPGVSMAAITGKVSLRPMQNALIALDGVRVGESDRLQRVDGWRDVSRILRTMRSDVAWIAAGLQAGVLDAAVRYARERRQFDRTLGGFQLVQEKLARMLGNAVASLSLVVELSLHQDASGTFADENSALAKMQTSRLARETAALGREVLGGNGILLAHDVARFFADAEAVYSYEGTHEINALIVGRALTGASAFT, from the coding sequence ATGCCCGCGCTCGAAGCGGACGAGGTGTTCGGGTTCGACCCGTACGCGATCGCCGCGCGGCACCTGAGCCCGGCCGCGCGCGACGCGCTCGCGCGCCTGCAGGCGACTCTCGATCGCGAGGTGCGCCCCCTCCTCGCCGACGCCTGGGAACGGGCGGTGATGCCCGAGGCGATCCTCGAGGCGCTGATCCCGCTCGACCTCATGCAGCCGTCGGGGATGGATGCCGCGGAGGCGCGCTCGACGATGTTCTCCGGCTTCCGCAACTACGTCCTGGCCCGCACCGACGTCTCGGTGGCGACCCTGTACAACGCCCAGTCGGGCCTCTTCCGCTCAGCCGTGGCGCTCGGCGGCTCCCCCGAGCAGGCGGCCGAGCTCGATCCGCGCGTGCGGAGCTTCGACGTCACCGGCGTCTTCGCCCTCACCGAGCCCGACCACGGCTCCGACGTCGCCGGCGGCCTCGCGACCACCGCGCGCCGGGACGGCGACGTCTGGGTGATCGACGGCGCGAAGACCTGGATCGGCGGCGCCGCGGCATCCGATGTCCTGGTGGTCTTCGCCCGCGACGTCGCCGACGCCGCCGTCAAAGCCTTCCTCGTGCCGACCGATGCCCCGGGGGTCAGCATGGCGGCGATCACCGGCAAGGTCTCGCTTCGGCCGATGCAGAACGCCCTCATCGCGCTCGACGGCGTGCGGGTGGGAGAGAGCGATCGCCTGCAGCGGGTCGACGGCTGGCGCGACGTCTCGCGGATCCTCCGGACCATGAGATCGGATGTCGCCTGGATCGCCGCGGGTCTGCAGGCCGGCGTGCTCGATGCGGCCGTGCGCTACGCGCGTGAGCGGCGCCAGTTCGATCGGACGCTCGGCGGGTTCCAGCTCGTGCAGGAGAAGCTCGCCCGCATGCTCGGCAACGCCGTCGCCTCCCTCTCCCTCGTCGTGGAGCTGTCGCTCCACCAGGACGCCTCGGGCACCTTCGCCGACGAGAACTCGGCGCTGGCGAAGATGCAGACCTCGCGCCTCGCACGGGAGACCGCCGCCCTCGGCCGCGAGGTGCTCGGCGGCAACGGCATCCTGCTCGCGCACGACGTCGCGCGGTTCTTCGCCGATGCCGAGGCCGTGTACTCGTACGAGGGCACGCACGAGATCAACGCCCTCATCGTCGGGCGCGCGCTCACCGGCGCCTCGGCCTTCACCTGA
- a CDS encoding MarR family winged helix-turn-helix transcriptional regulator, translated as MPTKDDAIATAGLAASVLGDDLSFLLARANALSLSAGNAALAAHDLKARSYAVLVAACATPPPSQRELADFLRLDPSQVVALIDQLEKRGLVERRADPNDRRANAVVATAAGQELARDAQQTARRAEEAVHGDLDADERRTLMALLRRLAFAS; from the coding sequence ATGCCGACAAAGGACGACGCCATCGCGACAGCCGGGCTCGCGGCGTCCGTCCTCGGCGACGACCTCAGCTTCCTTCTCGCGCGCGCCAACGCCCTGTCGCTGAGCGCCGGCAACGCCGCCCTCGCCGCGCACGATCTGAAGGCCCGCTCATACGCCGTGCTGGTCGCGGCCTGCGCCACTCCGCCGCCGTCGCAGCGCGAGCTCGCGGACTTCCTGCGCCTGGATCCCAGCCAGGTCGTGGCACTGATCGACCAGCTCGAGAAGCGGGGCCTCGTCGAACGCCGCGCCGACCCCAACGACAGGCGCGCGAACGCCGTGGTCGCCACCGCCGCCGGGCAGGAGCTCGCCCGCGACGCGCAGCAGACGGCGCGCCGCGCGGAGGAAGCGGTGCACGGCGACCTCGACGCCGACGAGCGCCGCACGCTCATGGCGCTCCTGCGCCGCCTCGCCTTCGCCTCCTGA
- a CDS encoding CynX/NimT family MFS transporter: protein MSVRPPRSTATSLWGVALTIVLTAAVLRSPIVAVAPVARDIQADLDVSAGVVGLLTSIPVLAFAVCAPLAVMAIRRLGPDAALSLALAGAVIASIVRSAGGLPAVILGTALLGVFLTVGNVVVPLIIKREFPPERVPWITSLFTSAMNVGTMTVTLATAPIAAVTDWRVAIAVWGGFGLAALVVWVGIRRGEAVRAAPEPVTTGAAGRPDGRGRAAALTLSTWLLALAFAGQAFAFYGTTAWLPSLLIDGGMPAVQAGAVAAIFQVMGVAGALLTPVLTRRFSAAPAAVIIGAGWLAIPLGFLLAPDGWLAWCLVGGLAQGAGITWVFIMLNGFGGDERVVAGRSGTVQGIGYAAGALAPPLLGGVHDATGDWTPALLLLLGAVVVLLVTGAVGARIGVREARDRW from the coding sequence ATGTCCGTCCGACCGCCCCGCTCGACCGCGACCTCGCTGTGGGGCGTCGCGCTCACGATCGTGCTCACCGCGGCGGTGCTGCGCTCGCCGATCGTGGCGGTGGCGCCGGTGGCGCGTGACATCCAGGCCGACCTCGACGTCTCGGCGGGCGTCGTCGGGCTCCTCACCAGCATCCCCGTCCTGGCCTTCGCGGTCTGCGCGCCGCTCGCCGTCATGGCGATCCGACGACTCGGGCCCGACGCCGCGCTCAGCCTCGCCCTCGCGGGAGCGGTCATCGCGTCGATCGTGCGCTCCGCGGGCGGCCTTCCCGCGGTCATCCTCGGAACGGCCCTGCTGGGGGTCTTCCTCACCGTCGGCAACGTCGTCGTGCCGCTCATCATCAAGCGGGAGTTCCCGCCGGAGCGGGTGCCGTGGATCACGAGCCTGTTCACCTCGGCCATGAACGTCGGCACGATGACGGTCACCCTGGCGACCGCACCGATCGCCGCCGTCACCGACTGGCGGGTCGCGATCGCGGTCTGGGGCGGTTTCGGGCTCGCCGCACTCGTCGTCTGGGTCGGCATCCGCCGCGGCGAGGCTGTGCGGGCCGCCCCCGAGCCGGTGACGACCGGGGCTGCCGGGCGCCCCGATGGGCGGGGGCGTGCCGCGGCCCTGACGCTCAGCACGTGGCTGCTCGCCCTCGCCTTCGCCGGCCAGGCGTTCGCCTTCTACGGAACCACCGCGTGGCTGCCCTCGCTCCTCATCGACGGCGGGATGCCGGCGGTGCAGGCCGGGGCGGTCGCGGCGATCTTCCAGGTGATGGGCGTCGCCGGCGCCCTGCTGACGCCCGTCCTCACCCGACGCTTCTCGGCCGCACCCGCGGCCGTCATCATCGGCGCGGGATGGCTCGCCATACCCCTGGGGTTCCTGCTGGCGCCGGACGGATGGCTCGCGTGGTGCCTCGTCGGAGGTCTCGCCCAGGGCGCGGGGATCACCTGGGTCTTCATCATGCTGAACGGCTTCGGAGGTGACGAGCGGGTGGTCGCAGGGCGGTCGGGGACGGTGCAGGGGATCGGGTACGCCGCGGGCGCTCTCGCACCTCCGCTGCTGGGAGGCGTGCACGATGCGACCGGTGACTGGACCCCGGCGCTTCTGCTCCTGCTCGGGGCGGTCGTGGTGCTCCTCGTCACCGGAGCCGTGGGCGCGAGGATCGGGGTGCGCGAGGCCCGCGACCGCTGGTGA
- a CDS encoding SDR family oxidoreductase — protein MSLEGKVAIVTGSGRGLGLAYAQELARQGASVVINDVDAATADAAVKTITDAGGSAVAVVAPVGPTETAEQLVQTAVDTFGRLDILVTNAGVLRDTVLWKMSDDDFDTVINVHLRGTFTCVRAAAAYMRANEIAGRIICIGSPTGQRGNFGQTNYAAAKAGIVGMVRTWALELKKAGITTNAVIPVAATAMTATVPYFAAAVEAEEKGEAMPAFFRHDLGFGTSDDVAGLIAFLASDAAASVSGQAIGIGGDRLQLWSHPEAVATAYREGGWTYDALVEGFSEAVGDLQTVGEKFPPLPEDLQR, from the coding sequence ATGTCACTCGAAGGCAAAGTCGCCATCGTCACCGGTTCGGGCCGCGGCCTGGGCCTGGCCTACGCGCAGGAACTCGCACGACAGGGCGCCTCGGTCGTCATCAACGACGTCGACGCCGCCACCGCCGACGCGGCCGTGAAGACGATCACCGATGCCGGGGGCTCCGCTGTCGCCGTCGTCGCCCCGGTCGGCCCGACCGAGACCGCCGAGCAGCTCGTGCAGACGGCCGTCGACACGTTCGGGCGCCTCGACATCCTCGTCACCAACGCCGGAGTCCTCCGCGACACCGTGCTGTGGAAGATGAGCGACGACGACTTCGACACCGTCATCAACGTGCACCTGCGCGGCACCTTCACCTGCGTCCGCGCCGCGGCTGCCTACATGAGGGCGAATGAGATCGCGGGGCGCATCATCTGCATCGGCTCGCCCACCGGTCAGCGCGGCAACTTCGGGCAGACCAACTACGCCGCCGCCAAGGCCGGCATCGTGGGGATGGTCCGCACCTGGGCGCTGGAGCTGAAGAAGGCCGGCATCACCACCAACGCGGTGATCCCGGTGGCGGCGACCGCGATGACGGCGACCGTTCCCTACTTCGCCGCCGCCGTCGAGGCCGAGGAGAAGGGCGAGGCGATGCCCGCCTTCTTCCGCCACGACCTCGGGTTCGGCACCTCCGACGACGTCGCCGGGCTCATCGCCTTCCTCGCCTCCGACGCCGCCGCGAGCGTCTCGGGCCAGGCGATCGGCATCGGCGGCGACCGCCTGCAGCTGTGGTCGCATCCCGAGGCCGTCGCGACGGCCTACCGAGAGGGGGGCTGGACCTACGACGCCCTCGTCGAGGGCTTCAGCGAGGCCGTCGGCGACCTGCAGACGGTCGGCGAGAAATTCCCGCCCCTCCCCGAGGATCTGCAGCGCTGA
- a CDS encoding amidohydrolase family protein, producing the protein MTRYEPAIDVDAITAVDVHVHIEVDGHGHHSLPDDLVAAASRYFAADGPRPDLDSVADYYRERRMAAVVFTVDAEHTLGHPPISSAEVAEGAARHNDVLIPFGSVDPHRDDAADRMRALIEDAGVRGFKFHPTVQGFDPSDERWHPLYAILQQAGVVALFHTGQTGIGAGLPGGRGMRLGLSNPMLLDPVAADFPELQIIMAHPSVPWQDEALSVATHKHNTWIDLSGWSPKYFPESLVRAANSYLKKRVLFGSDFPLLTPDRWQRDAAETTLKPEVMPGILKDNAVRLLGLGR; encoded by the coding sequence ATGACCCGCTACGAGCCCGCGATCGACGTCGACGCGATCACCGCCGTCGACGTCCATGTGCACATCGAGGTCGACGGGCACGGACACCACTCCCTTCCCGACGACCTCGTCGCCGCGGCATCCCGGTACTTCGCCGCCGACGGCCCCCGCCCCGACCTCGACTCCGTGGCGGACTACTACCGCGAACGGAGGATGGCTGCGGTGGTCTTCACCGTCGACGCCGAGCACACGCTCGGCCATCCGCCGATCTCCAGCGCCGAGGTCGCGGAGGGCGCCGCCCGTCACAATGACGTCCTCATCCCCTTCGGCTCGGTCGATCCGCACCGCGACGACGCCGCCGACCGCATGCGCGCCCTCATCGAGGACGCAGGGGTGCGCGGGTTCAAGTTCCATCCCACGGTGCAGGGCTTCGACCCGTCGGACGAGCGCTGGCACCCGCTGTACGCGATCCTTCAGCAGGCCGGGGTCGTCGCCCTCTTCCACACCGGCCAGACCGGCATCGGGGCGGGTCTGCCGGGCGGGCGCGGCATGCGGCTGGGCCTGTCGAACCCCATGCTCCTCGACCCCGTCGCCGCCGACTTCCCCGAGCTGCAGATCATCATGGCCCACCCCTCCGTGCCCTGGCAGGACGAAGCGCTGTCGGTGGCGACCCACAAGCACAACACCTGGATCGACCTGTCGGGGTGGAGCCCGAAGTACTTCCCCGAGTCGCTTGTGAGGGCGGCGAACTCCTACCTGAAGAAGCGGGTGCTGTTCGGCTCGGACTTCCCCCTCCTCACTCCCGACCGCTGGCAGCGCGACGCCGCCGAGACCACGCTGAAGCCCGAGGTGATGCCCGGCATCCTGAAGGACAACGCCGTGCGGCTCCTCGGCCTCGGACGCTGA
- a CDS encoding IclR family transcriptional regulator produces MANSPSGDSGLDRLVRVLETFDADRTLQTASEIGRRAGLPPSTAHRLVGDLVAAGLLERDEDHRVRLGLRLWELAERGSLALRLRQAALPFMERVQARVREHTQLAVLEQGEALFLERLSHPQAGANITRVAGRLPLHASSSGLVLLAFAHQTVQEHVLSGPLAAVAPETVTDAAKLRRLLARIRRERFVVAAGTVETVSTGVAVPVREGRTGPVVAALSVVLPRDAPTAGALDELRSAAAGVEQALRPGSH; encoded by the coding sequence ATGGCCAACTCGCCCTCCGGCGACTCGGGTCTGGACCGCCTGGTACGGGTGCTCGAGACCTTCGACGCCGATCGGACGCTGCAGACGGCGTCCGAGATCGGTCGCCGCGCGGGTCTTCCGCCCTCGACCGCGCACCGCCTCGTCGGCGACCTCGTCGCCGCCGGGCTTCTCGAGCGCGATGAGGATCATCGGGTGCGCCTGGGCCTGCGGCTGTGGGAGCTCGCCGAACGCGGATCGCTCGCCCTGCGCCTCCGCCAGGCCGCCCTGCCGTTCATGGAGCGGGTGCAGGCGCGGGTGCGAGAGCACACCCAGCTCGCCGTTCTGGAGCAGGGCGAGGCGCTGTTCCTCGAACGCCTGAGCCACCCGCAGGCCGGAGCGAACATCACCCGCGTCGCGGGGCGGTTGCCGCTCCACGCCTCCTCCTCGGGACTGGTGCTCCTCGCCTTCGCCCATCAGACGGTGCAGGAGCACGTGCTGTCGGGCCCCCTGGCTGCTGTGGCTCCCGAGACGGTGACGGATGCCGCGAAGCTCCGGCGCCTCCTCGCCCGGATCCGCCGCGAGCGCTTCGTCGTCGCCGCCGGCACGGTCGAGACGGTGTCGACCGGGGTGGCGGTGCCGGTCCGCGAGGGCCGGACGGGCCCCGTGGTCGCGGCGCTCTCGGTCGTCCTCCCCCGCGACGCGCCGACCGCCGGGGCACTCGACGAGCTGCGGTCCGCCGCAGCGGGCGTGGAGCAGGCACTCCGACCAGGTTCTCATTGA
- a CDS encoding MFS transporter — translation MTSPARTTGRTASRTTARTVILVLAVCLVAANMRPTITALGPVLDEIGADTGLSLAVLGVLAAVPLAAWALFSPLAHEVARRFGLGGAILGALVLLLVGAVVRSLPGPIALLWIGTALIGMALAVVNVLMPAVVKRDFPARVPLMMAVYTALLGGFGALASGVVVPLSHLSTAGGELGWRWALVLVGGVLIPPAIAGWAAASRRKRADATARPPRRSTGIWRDRVAWLVAAYMGLQSAMFYMSVTWFAAISVSTGRSEVAAGVDVMLYQLFATAGALVLPLLLRGRFERWAPASVPVLAVVGTVGLMAAPGLITGWVVLIGLSSGASLGMSLTLMAERARDHVASSALSGMAQSVGYLVAAAGPIVFGALYSATGSWLWPLGLLLVVLLGQSAVGVFAGRPRYVLE, via the coding sequence ATGACCTCACCGGCGCGGACAACGGGGCGCACGGCATCGCGCACGACGGCGCGCACCGTCATCCTGGTCCTCGCGGTGTGCCTGGTCGCAGCCAACATGCGCCCGACGATCACCGCGCTCGGCCCGGTGCTCGACGAGATCGGCGCTGACACCGGTCTCTCGCTCGCCGTGCTGGGCGTTCTCGCCGCCGTTCCGCTCGCCGCCTGGGCGCTCTTCTCCCCCCTCGCGCACGAGGTGGCGCGCCGCTTCGGCCTCGGCGGCGCGATCCTCGGGGCACTCGTGCTGCTGCTCGTCGGCGCCGTCGTCCGCTCGCTCCCGGGTCCCATCGCGCTGCTGTGGATCGGAACGGCCCTCATCGGCATGGCGCTCGCCGTGGTCAACGTCCTCATGCCCGCGGTGGTCAAGCGCGACTTCCCCGCCCGCGTTCCGCTGATGATGGCGGTCTACACCGCCCTCCTCGGCGGCTTCGGCGCCCTCGCGTCGGGGGTGGTCGTACCGCTCTCGCACCTGTCGACCGCCGGCGGCGAGCTCGGCTGGCGCTGGGCGCTGGTCCTCGTCGGCGGCGTGCTCATCCCCCCGGCTATCGCGGGATGGGCCGCGGCATCGCGCCGGAAGAGAGCGGATGCCACGGCGCGGCCGCCCCGGCGGAGCACCGGGATCTGGCGCGACCGCGTGGCCTGGCTCGTCGCGGCCTACATGGGATTGCAGTCGGCGATGTTCTACATGAGCGTCACCTGGTTCGCCGCGATCTCGGTCTCGACGGGGCGGAGCGAAGTCGCAGCGGGCGTCGACGTGATGCTCTACCAGCTCTTCGCCACCGCGGGCGCCCTGGTGCTGCCGCTGCTCCTGCGCGGCCGATTCGAGCGCTGGGCCCCGGCCTCCGTCCCGGTGCTCGCGGTGGTCGGTACCGTCGGGCTCATGGCCGCGCCCGGCCTCATCACCGGCTGGGTGGTGCTCATCGGACTGTCGTCGGGGGCGTCGCTCGGCATGTCGCTGACGCTCATGGCGGAGCGCGCCCGCGACCACGTCGCCTCGTCGGCACTGTCGGGGATGGCGCAGTCTGTCGGCTACCTCGTCGCGGCGGCCGGACCGATCGTCTTCGGCGCACTGTACTCCGCGACCGGGTCGTGGCTGTGGCCGCTCGGCCTGCTGCTCGTCGTCCTCCTCGGTCAGAGCGCGGTGGGCGTCTTCGCGGGACGCCCGCGATACGTGCTGGAGTGA
- a CDS encoding 4-hydroxybenzoate 3-monooxygenase, with protein MTRIRTRVAIVGAGPAGLLLSHLLAKSGIESIVIDQRTREEIETTIRAGILEQGTVDILESSGASSRVRTVGNRHEGIELRFEGEGHRIDFPSATGRAVWLYPQHEVLKDLVAVRLAEGQDLRLGVTAERVEDAETDHPRVIAVDADGQPLEIEADFVVGSDGSRSVVRPAVTGSATGGYFREYPFAWFGILCEAPPSSEELIYSNSADGFALISQRNATVQRMYFQCDPEVDPASYSEEQLWHELQVRVPGTTLNQGPIFQRDVLRFRSFVAHELLRGRVALIGDAAHTVPPTGAKGMNLAIADVIVLERALRALLLENDARLIEAFPETALARIWKAQHFSWWMTSMLHVAPDATDFDRRRQIGELRSVVESEAGKTYLAEAYTGWPLPQAG; from the coding sequence ATGACCCGCATCCGCACCCGCGTCGCGATCGTGGGCGCCGGCCCCGCCGGCCTGCTGCTGTCGCACCTGCTCGCCAAGTCCGGCATCGAATCCATCGTGATCGACCAGCGCACCCGCGAGGAGATCGAGACGACGATCCGTGCGGGGATCCTCGAGCAGGGCACCGTCGACATCCTCGAATCCAGCGGCGCCTCCTCCCGCGTGCGCACCGTCGGGAACCGCCACGAGGGCATCGAGCTGCGCTTCGAGGGCGAGGGGCACCGCATCGACTTCCCGTCGGCGACCGGCCGTGCGGTCTGGCTGTACCCGCAGCACGAGGTGCTCAAAGACCTCGTCGCGGTGCGCCTCGCCGAGGGGCAGGACCTGCGCCTGGGGGTCACGGCCGAGCGGGTGGAAGACGCCGAGACGGATCATCCGCGGGTCATCGCCGTCGATGCCGACGGTCAGCCGCTCGAGATCGAGGCCGACTTCGTGGTGGGCTCCGACGGCTCCCGCAGCGTGGTGCGTCCTGCGGTCACGGGATCGGCGACCGGCGGCTACTTCCGCGAGTACCCGTTCGCGTGGTTCGGGATCCTCTGCGAGGCGCCGCCGAGCTCGGAGGAGCTGATCTACTCCAACTCCGCCGACGGCTTCGCCCTGATCAGCCAGCGGAACGCCACCGTGCAGCGGATGTACTTCCAGTGCGACCCCGAGGTCGATCCCGCCTCGTACAGCGAGGAGCAGCTCTGGCACGAGCTGCAGGTGCGGGTTCCGGGGACGACCCTGAACCAGGGGCCGATCTTCCAGCGCGACGTGCTGCGGTTCCGAAGCTTCGTCGCCCACGAACTGCTGCGCGGCCGGGTCGCCCTCATCGGCGACGCCGCCCACACTGTGCCGCCCACCGGCGCGAAGGGCATGAACCTCGCGATCGCCGACGTGATCGTCCTCGAGCGGGCGCTGCGCGCCCTGCTGCTCGAGAACGACGCCCGGCTCATCGAGGCCTTCCCCGAGACGGCACTCGCCCGCATCTGGAAGGCTCAGCACTTCTCCTGGTGGATGACGAGCATGCTCCACGTGGCGCCCGACGCCACCGACTTCGACCGGCGACGGCAGATCGGCGAGCTGCGCTCGGTGGTGGAATCCGAGGCGGGGAAGACCTACCTGGCGGAGGCCTACACCGGCTGGCCGCTCCCGCAGGCGGGCTGA